The following coding sequences lie in one Arachis ipaensis cultivar K30076 chromosome B03, Araip1.1, whole genome shotgun sequence genomic window:
- the LOC107629252 gene encoding ABC transporter G family member 3: MEEIQSQSDAYRSSSSSASSPASRVPSSHFFYLRKPGSLRQPISFEDSPEWEDTDVEARGDEGGGDTINVATPASPSLSKLNSGSLASPYGSYILEGAVLPHKIVGASVVWRDLTVTIKGKRKYSDNVIKSSTGYALPGTMTVIMGPAKSGKSTLLRAIAGRLHPSTRTYGEVFVNGAKSHLSYGSYGFVERKTNLIGSLTVREFLYYSALLQLPGFLFQKKNVVEEAIQAMSLGDYANTLIGGHCYSKGLSGGERRRVSIARELVMRPQILFIDEPLYCLDSVSALLMMVTLKKLASSGCTLIFTIYQSSTEVFGLFDRICLLSNGNTLFFGETLACLQHFSNAGFPCPIMQSPSDHFLRAINTDFDRIIAMCKNWQDDNGDFSSVNMDTAVAICTLEATYKSSADAAAVENMVMKLTEKEGPSLKYKGKASAATRIAVLTWRSLLVMSREWKYYWIRLVLCMLLTLCIGTIFSGLGHSLSSVGTRVTAIFVFVSFYSLLSIAGVPGLIKEIKMYECEESNQHSSALVFLLGQFLSSMPFLFLISISSSLVFYFLVGLRDEFNFLMYFVLNIFMSLLASEALMLLVATLWQDIFWSFLTTLCIQVVMMLSAGYLRIRNDLPGPVWIYPMSYISFHTYSIQGLLENEYLGSTFSIGEVRTISGFQALQNIYDISSDTNSKWSNLLVLFLMAVVYRFLVFILLCRKSSLLISCRCQRVGTEFTS, from the exons ATGGAAGAAATACAGTCTCAATCGGATGCATATCGGTCTTCTTCTTCATCAGCAAGTAGCCCGGCGAGTAGGGTGCCATCAAGTCACTTCTTCTACCTTAGAAAGCCGGGTTCTCTTCGACAACCAATCTCATTTGAGGACTCACCTGAATGGGAAGACACTGATGTTGAAGCTAGAGGTGATGAAGGAGGAGGAGACACTATCAATGTTGCAACCCCGGCTTCACCTTCGCTTTCTAAGCTCAACAGTGGTTCCTTGGCATCTCCATATGGTTCATATATATTGGAGGGTGCAGTTCTTCCTCATAAGATCGTTGGTGCTTCTGTTGTGTGGAGGGATTTGACTGTTACCATAAAGGGAAAAAGGAAGTACTCTGATAATGTTATTAAGAGTTCAACTGGTTATGCCTTACCTGGTACAATGACTGTGATTATGGGACCTGCTAAATCAGGGAAATCGACGTTGTTACGCGCCATTGCAG GAAGATTGCATCCTTCAACCAGGACTTATGGTGAAGTGTTTGTGAATGGGGCGAAATCGCACTTGTCCTATGGATCATAT GGTTTTGTGGAGAGAAAGACCAATCTGATTGGATCACTCACTGTGAGAGAGTTTCTGTACTATTCAGCTCTGCTTCAACTCCCAGGATTCTTATTTCAGAAAAAGAATGTGGTAGAGGAAGCTATCCAAGCGATGTCTTTAGGTGACTATGCAAATACACTTATTGGTGGACATTGTTATTCAAAGGGCCTCTCCGGGGGCGAGAGAAGACGTGTTAGCATTGCGAGGGAGCTTGTGATGAGACCACAAATCCTGTTTATAGATGAACCTCTTTATTGTCTGGACAG tgTCTCAGCACTTTTGATGATGGTTacattgaagaaacttgcaagcAGTGGCTGCACTCTTATTTTTACTATTTACCAGAGCAGCACAGAAGTCTTCGGCCTTTTTGATCGAATATGCCTTCTTTCGAATGGAAATACTTTGTTCTTTGGAGAAACATTAGCTTGCTTGCAG CACTTCTCAAATGCTGGATTTCCCTGCCCTATCATGCAAAGTCCTTCCGATCACTTTCTTCGAGCAATCAATACAGATTTTGACAGGATAATTGCAATGTGTAAAAACTGGCAG GATGATAATGGAGACTTTTCTTCGGTCAACATGGACACAGCAGTGGCTATTTGCACACTTGAAGCAACATATAAATCATCTGCAGATGCAGCTGCTGTTGAAAATATGGTTATGAAACTCACAGAGAAG GAAGGTCCATCTCTTAAATACAAAGGCAAAGCTAGTGCTGCTACTCGCATAGCAGTCTTGACATGGAGGTCTTTATTGGTTATGTCAAGGGAGTGGAAATATTACTGGATTCGTCTGGTTCTCTGTATGCTTCTTACACTTTGCATTGGTACTATATTTTCCGGCTTGGGGCACTCGCTTTCTTCAGTTGGG ACTAGAGTTACAGCAATTTTTGTATTTGTATCATTCTATTCGCTTCTAAGCATTGCTGGCGTGCCTGGACTTATTAAAGAAATCAAG ATGTATGAATGTGAAGAATCTAACCAGCATTCAAGTGCACTAGTATTTTTACTTGGACAATTCTTGTCCAGCATGCCATTCCTTTTCCTCATCTCCATTTCATCAAGTCTAGTTTTCTACTTCCTAGTAGGGCTGAGAGATGAATTCAACTTCTTAATGTACTTTGTGCTCAACATTTTCATGTCTCTTTTAGCAAGTGAAGCACTTATGCTActtgttgctactttatggcaaGATATCTTCTGGAGTTTCTTAACAACTTTGTGCATTCAG GTAGTGATGATGCTTTCCGCCGGATATCTTAGAATCCGAAATGATTTGCCTGGACCAGTGTGGATATATCCAATGTCATATATATCCTTTCATACATACTCTATTCAG GGTCTATTGGAGAATGAGTACCTAGGAAGTACCTTTTCAATTGGGGAGGTGAGGACCATATCAGGATTTCAAGCTCTCCAAAACATCTATGACATCTCTTCTGACACCAATTCAAAGTGGTCAAATTTGCTGGTTTTGTTTCTCATGGCAGTTGTTTATCGTTTTCTTGTGTTCATTTTATTATGCAGAAAATCATCTCTGCTTATTAGTTGTAGGTGTCAAAGAGTAGGTACAGAATTTACTAGTTGA
- the LOC107629254 gene encoding protein SDA1 homolog isoform X2, which yields MSSHGHGASSAAPVAEHFLSAGRRSEKLSLSTLQSMMKCDPESYLSQLDVLQRQFNSSLELFEQKADKNFASITGIGSDPTLAKYLGDRAMLLAHVTPLYPEHLANFPAKLATLIRCAARHLPSGLRCRLAQALILLVNRKILDIGETLSLFMELQTLGDRTLKKLAFDHVIHSIKRMNQKHKNEAKNRALQNVLFSMLQEEDEVRAKTALVTLCELHRKKYWFDERTANAICTACFHPASRIMRAALLLLLDYEKIENDSNSDESDIEDETKESPQVILSKETIYKAHHQGTAASKKKKKAKLERVMRRMKRKQRLSTERNNNSYYSPLNHLNDAQGFAEKLLSRCRKCEIFEVKMMMLKLIARTVGVHRLILSDFYPFLQKYIQPRQLDITNLFAAVVQACHDKVPPNDVEPLFKQIVTEFIHDRSRPELMNEDLLRDLASYKKDREKAVSVAARSLIGLFRELNPSLLVKKDRGWHIEVSEQEDDDDVHTSGDDESVGTNRRKKDPAKKRKFADFQVPNSDQLSLKRVDSSMFDVHVKRRRSKEERSALAKAGREDRGKYLPRKAANQKKTGGLSNRQKERKKKMPVVAKREKIAKSHLEKKKNNQRAGKQFRGRKA from the exons ATGTCGTCTCACGGCCACGGCGCCTCCTCCGCTGCGCCTGTGGCGGAGCATTTCCTATCAGCTGGTCGGAGATCCGAGAAGCTGAGCCTTTCAACACTCCAATCGATGATGAAATGTGACCCGGAGAGTTACTTATCGCAACTCGACGTCCTCCAGAGACAGTTCAATTCCTCCCTTGAGCTCTTCGAGCAGAAAGCTGACAAGAACTTCGCCTCCATCACCGGCATCGGCAGTGATCCCACCCTCGCCAAATACCTCGGCGATAGGGCAATGCTCCTCGCACACGTCACCCCTCTCTACCCGGAACACCTCGCCAATTTCCCCGCAAAACTCGCCACTTTGATCCGTTGCGCCGCTCGCCATCTCCCGTCGGGTCTCCGTTGCCGCCTCGCCCAAGCTTTAATTCTCCTCGTCAATCGGAAG ATTCTTGATATTGGTGAAACTCTGTCGTTGTTCATGGAGCTTCAAACCTTAGGTGACAGGACGTTGAAGAAGCTGGCATTTGATCACGTCATTCACAGTATTAAACGCATGAACCAGAAGCATAAGAACGAAGCGAAGAACCGTGCTCTGCAAAATGTCTTGTTTTCAATGCTGCAG gaagaggatgaagtgCGGGCTAAGACAGCATTGGTCACACTGTGTGAACTTCACAGAAAAAAATATTGGTTTGACGAGAGAACAGCTAATGCAATTTGCACTGCTTGTTTCCATCCAGCATCGAG GATCATGAGAGCAGCTTTATTGCTTCTACTAGATTATGAGAAGATTGAAAATGATAGCAACAGTGATGAGTCAGATATCGAAGATGAAACCAAGGAATCCCCTCAAGTCATCCTTAGTAAGGAGACAATTTATAAG GCACACCACCAGGGAACAGCAgctagcaaaaagaaaaagaaagccaaACTAGAACGTGTCATGCGCAGGATGAAAAGAAAGCAACGCCTGTCGACTGAGAGGAACAATAACAGTTATTATTCACCACTTAACCATCTGAATGATGCACAG GGTTTTGCTGAGAAGCTATTGTCACGTTGTCGCAAATGTGAAATATTTGAG GTTaagatgatgatgttgaaatTGATTGCTCGAACTGTTGGGGTTCACCGGTTAATTTTGTCAGACTTCTATCCATTTCTTCAGAAATATATTCAG CCCCGTCAACTGGACATTACGAATTTGTTTGCTGCAGTGGTTCAGGCTTGCCATGACAAG GTTCCTCCTAATGATGTTGAGCCCTTGTTCAAGCAAATAGTAACTGAGTTTATACATGATCGCTCTCGTCCTGAG TTAATGAATGAAGACTTACTACGAGACCTTGCTTCGTATAAAAAAGATCGTGAGAAGGCAGTTTCAGTAGCAGCTCGATCTCTGATTGGCTTATTCAGAGAG CTTAACCCTTCACTGTTAGTTAAGAAAGATCGAGGCTGGCATATTGAAGTTTCCGAAcaggaagatgatgatgatgtgcaCACTTCTGGTGATGATGAAAGTGTAGGTACgaatagaagaaagaaagacCCAGCAAAGAAAAGAAAGTTTGCTGATTTCCAAGTTCCAAATTCTGATCAACTAAGTTTGAAGCGAGTAGACAGCTCAATGTTTGAC GTTCATGTAAAGCGAAGGCGGAGCAAGGAAGAAAGGTCTGCATTGGCTAAAGCAGGAAGGGAGGATAGAGGAAAATACCTTCCTAGAAAAGCTGCAAATCAGAAAAAG ACGGGTGGACTAAGCAACCGTCAGAAGGAACGCAAGAAGAAAATGCCAGTGGTTGCAAAGAGAGAAAAGATTGCAAAATCTCAcctagagaagaagaaaaacaatcaGCGTGCAGGGAAACAGTTCCGAGGAAGGAAAGCGTGA
- the LOC107629254 gene encoding protein SDA1 homolog isoform X1 produces MSSHGHGASSAAPVAEHFLSAGRRSEKLSLSTLQSMMKCDPESYLSQLDVLQRQFNSSLELFEQKADKNFASITGIGSDPTLAKYLGDRAMLLAHVTPLYPEHLANFPAKLATLIRCAARHLPSGLRCRLAQALILLVNRKILDIGETLSLFMELQTLGDRTLKKLAFDHVIHSIKRMNQKHKNEAKNRALQNVLFSMLQEEDEVRAKTALVTLCELHRKKYWFDERTANAICTACFHPASRIMRAALLLLLDYEKIENDSNSDESDIEDETKESPQVILSKETIYKAHHQGTAASKKKKKAKLERVMRRMKRKQRLSTERNNNSYYSPLNHLNDAQGFAEKLLSRCRKCEIFEVKMMMLKLIARTVGVHRLILSDFYPFLQKYIQPRQLDITNLFAAVVQACHDKVPPNDVEPLFKQIVTEFIHDRSRPEAITVGLTAVREICMRMPLLMNEDLLRDLASYKKDREKAVSVAARSLIGLFRELNPSLLVKKDRGWHIEVSEQEDDDDVHTSGDDESVGTNRRKKDPAKKRKFADFQVPNSDQLSLKRVDSSMFDVHVKRRRSKEERSALAKAGREDRGKYLPRKAANQKKTGGLSNRQKERKKKMPVVAKREKIAKSHLEKKKNNQRAGKQFRGRKA; encoded by the exons ATGTCGTCTCACGGCCACGGCGCCTCCTCCGCTGCGCCTGTGGCGGAGCATTTCCTATCAGCTGGTCGGAGATCCGAGAAGCTGAGCCTTTCAACACTCCAATCGATGATGAAATGTGACCCGGAGAGTTACTTATCGCAACTCGACGTCCTCCAGAGACAGTTCAATTCCTCCCTTGAGCTCTTCGAGCAGAAAGCTGACAAGAACTTCGCCTCCATCACCGGCATCGGCAGTGATCCCACCCTCGCCAAATACCTCGGCGATAGGGCAATGCTCCTCGCACACGTCACCCCTCTCTACCCGGAACACCTCGCCAATTTCCCCGCAAAACTCGCCACTTTGATCCGTTGCGCCGCTCGCCATCTCCCGTCGGGTCTCCGTTGCCGCCTCGCCCAAGCTTTAATTCTCCTCGTCAATCGGAAG ATTCTTGATATTGGTGAAACTCTGTCGTTGTTCATGGAGCTTCAAACCTTAGGTGACAGGACGTTGAAGAAGCTGGCATTTGATCACGTCATTCACAGTATTAAACGCATGAACCAGAAGCATAAGAACGAAGCGAAGAACCGTGCTCTGCAAAATGTCTTGTTTTCAATGCTGCAG gaagaggatgaagtgCGGGCTAAGACAGCATTGGTCACACTGTGTGAACTTCACAGAAAAAAATATTGGTTTGACGAGAGAACAGCTAATGCAATTTGCACTGCTTGTTTCCATCCAGCATCGAG GATCATGAGAGCAGCTTTATTGCTTCTACTAGATTATGAGAAGATTGAAAATGATAGCAACAGTGATGAGTCAGATATCGAAGATGAAACCAAGGAATCCCCTCAAGTCATCCTTAGTAAGGAGACAATTTATAAG GCACACCACCAGGGAACAGCAgctagcaaaaagaaaaagaaagccaaACTAGAACGTGTCATGCGCAGGATGAAAAGAAAGCAACGCCTGTCGACTGAGAGGAACAATAACAGTTATTATTCACCACTTAACCATCTGAATGATGCACAG GGTTTTGCTGAGAAGCTATTGTCACGTTGTCGCAAATGTGAAATATTTGAG GTTaagatgatgatgttgaaatTGATTGCTCGAACTGTTGGGGTTCACCGGTTAATTTTGTCAGACTTCTATCCATTTCTTCAGAAATATATTCAG CCCCGTCAACTGGACATTACGAATTTGTTTGCTGCAGTGGTTCAGGCTTGCCATGACAAG GTTCCTCCTAATGATGTTGAGCCCTTGTTCAAGCAAATAGTAACTGAGTTTATACATGATCGCTCTCGTCCTGAG GCTATCACTGTTGGACTAACTGCAGTCAGGGAAATATGCATGCGGATGCCATTG TTAATGAATGAAGACTTACTACGAGACCTTGCTTCGTATAAAAAAGATCGTGAGAAGGCAGTTTCAGTAGCAGCTCGATCTCTGATTGGCTTATTCAGAGAG CTTAACCCTTCACTGTTAGTTAAGAAAGATCGAGGCTGGCATATTGAAGTTTCCGAAcaggaagatgatgatgatgtgcaCACTTCTGGTGATGATGAAAGTGTAGGTACgaatagaagaaagaaagacCCAGCAAAGAAAAGAAAGTTTGCTGATTTCCAAGTTCCAAATTCTGATCAACTAAGTTTGAAGCGAGTAGACAGCTCAATGTTTGAC GTTCATGTAAAGCGAAGGCGGAGCAAGGAAGAAAGGTCTGCATTGGCTAAAGCAGGAAGGGAGGATAGAGGAAAATACCTTCCTAGAAAAGCTGCAAATCAGAAAAAG ACGGGTGGACTAAGCAACCGTCAGAAGGAACGCAAGAAGAAAATGCCAGTGGTTGCAAAGAGAGAAAAGATTGCAAAATCTCAcctagagaagaagaaaaacaatcaGCGTGCAGGGAAACAGTTCCGAGGAAGGAAAGCGTGA